A window from Bufo bufo chromosome 1, aBufBuf1.1, whole genome shotgun sequence encodes these proteins:
- the LOC120985845 gene encoding protein kinase C delta type-like, with protein sequence MYARAGGFTEGYLEDSGVRPTCSRSTISNTIRERLIFHHVLGQGSYGKVVLAEDTSNHQKYAVKIISKRAMLANCDDADVLVEHRVLQLASGSPFLVHADFAFVMMLVLLGLEYMSCGDFDQFLNMKGRLDIPSARFYAAELVCGIQYLHSKGIIHRDLKPENILVAETGHIKITDFGLALENMLGDRTATEYAGTEGYVAPEMLAKEEYGVGVDWYSFGVILNEMITSKCTYDPTQFNTTHSSAEDIIKELLQRDPAKRLGVHGNIRGHHFFQHIDWVSVEALQMPPPHIPVPSIPQRCSKQFNLDKMEAAAKKRRLPLKHQAIFRGLSFVTQ encoded by the exons ATGTATGcacgggctggcggcttcactgaagGGTACC TCGAGGACAGCGGTGTTCGGCCAACCTGCTCTAGAAGCACAATCTCCAATACCATCAGGGAGAGATTAATTTTCCATCATGTGCTCGGGCAGGGAAGTTATGGTAAGGTCGTCTTGGCGGAGGATACTTCTAACCATCAGAAGTATGCTGTTAAGATCATCAGCAAGAGAGCCATGCTTGCCAACTGCGATGACGCGGATGTGTTGGTGGAGCACCGAGTCTTACAGCTGGCATCTGGGAGCCCCTTCCTTGTCCACGCAGACTTTGcatttgtcatg ATGCTTGTTCTACTTGGTCTGGAATACATGAGCTGCGGGGACTTTGATCAGTTCCTAAACATGAAGGGGCGGCTTGACATCCCCAGTGCAAG ATTCTATGCCGCTGAGCTCGTGTGTGGCATACAATATCTCCATTCTAAGGGCATCATCCACAGAGACCTCAAGCCCGAGAACatcctggtggctgagacgggccATATTAAGATCACGGATTTCGGTCTCGCACTTGAGAACATGCTTGGAGACCGCACAGCCACCGAATATGCTGGAACAGAAGGCTATGTGGCTCCTGAG ATGCTGGCTAAGGAGGAGTATGGCGTTGGAGTGGACTGGTATTCATTTGGTGTCATCTTAAATGAAATGATTACCAGTAAGTGTACGTACGATCCTACACAATTTAACACCACACACTCCAGCGCTGAAGACATCATTAAAGAG CTCCTCCAGAGAGATCCTGCCAAGCGCTTAGGAGTCCATGGTAACATCCGAGGCCATCATTTCTTCCAGCATATTGACTGGGTCTCTGTGGAAGCCCTTCAGATGCCACCACCACACATCCCTGTA ccatctatacCTCAACGCTGTTCCAAACAATTCAACCTGGACAAAATGGAGGCAGCCGCCAAGAAGCGACGATTGCCACTGAAACATCAAGCCATTTTCAGAGGGTTATCATTTGTCACCCAGTAA